The Acidicapsa acidisoli genome contains a region encoding:
- a CDS encoding DUF2306 domain-containing protein: MLKRRGSMRPLLLILHILAGTVGLLSGTFAIAVRKGSRLHRASGNIFTVAMITLASSALCLAIMKSQHGNIIGSIITFYMVSTAWLAGRGRGIGRLDLAALLVGTCGAAAIIMLGVWTIHHPDKNAPAAMCFFMAAVLLVAAAGDIRMLACGGISDRGRTTRHLWRMCFGLFIATGSFFLGQQQVFPAFLRGSIFLTILAVLPFPLMIYWLFRVRFGKAYRIQSQAHPTPIFP, from the coding sequence ATGCTGAAACGACGTGGAAGCATGCGGCCCCTGCTCTTGATTCTCCACATTCTCGCTGGCACCGTCGGCTTGCTGTCCGGCACATTCGCGATTGCTGTCCGCAAAGGCAGCCGCCTCCATCGCGCCTCAGGAAACATCTTCACCGTCGCTATGATTACCCTGGCCTCAAGCGCCCTCTGTCTCGCCATCATGAAGTCGCAACACGGCAACATCATCGGCAGCATCATCACCTTCTACATGGTCAGCACGGCGTGGCTCGCTGGTCGCGGCCGAGGCATAGGCCGGCTTGACCTCGCCGCACTTCTCGTCGGCACCTGCGGGGCCGCCGCCATCATCATGCTCGGCGTCTGGACCATCCACCACCCAGACAAGAACGCCCCCGCTGCTATGTGCTTTTTCATGGCGGCCGTCCTCCTGGTCGCCGCCGCAGGAGACATCCGCATGCTTGCCTGCGGTGGCATCTCCGACAGAGGGCGAACTACGCGTCATTTATGGCGGATGTGCTTTGGACTCTTCATTGCAACAGGATCTTTCTTCCTTGGCCAGCAACAGGTCTTTCCCGCTTTCCTGCGCGGCTCCATCTTCCTTACGATCCTCGCCGTTCTCCCATTCCCCTTGATGATCTATTGGCTCTTTCGCGTCCGCTTCGGCAAGGCTTATAGAATCCAATCACAGGCCCATCCCACTCCAATTTTTCCTTGA
- a CDS encoding CPBP family intramembrane glutamic endopeptidase, producing MPETPLHGSFNDERGSSSEWGPILAFIVLVNAVGWWACLLLRPTFAAGHLWAFFTFVFVTVWSPTVIALALSFSFEGTSGIRNLLGLLFRRFPKNKLWYLIGILIPVATVVCAVIIARHLHSGAAFLPVAALPLTLGLQVFTGAMGEELGWRGFLLSHLERKLSPRVAALVMAITWALWHIPAFFFPGMAQQHMPPIAFLLIVAAFGIFLALLFNHTRGHLVSTMLAHFSFNMSLAAGGAILGSVFIWTLAFIFSIVAIFSLAKLPASPIRVARTGEVFDPLGTDI from the coding sequence GTGCCAGAAACTCCGTTGCATGGTTCCTTTAACGATGAGCGTGGCTCCTCTTCCGAATGGGGCCCGATCCTGGCCTTCATCGTTCTCGTCAACGCCGTCGGATGGTGGGCCTGCTTACTTTTACGCCCGACGTTTGCAGCAGGGCATCTGTGGGCATTCTTTACATTCGTGTTCGTCACGGTATGGTCGCCAACTGTGATTGCATTGGCCCTGTCCTTCTCTTTTGAGGGCACTTCGGGGATCCGTAACCTACTCGGTCTTCTGTTTCGACGATTTCCGAAGAACAAGTTGTGGTACCTGATCGGCATCCTGATTCCAGTCGCAACCGTAGTTTGTGCGGTTATCATCGCGAGGCACTTGCACTCCGGAGCCGCTTTTCTTCCGGTTGCGGCTCTGCCCCTTACCCTTGGGCTGCAAGTGTTTACTGGCGCAATGGGCGAGGAACTGGGATGGAGAGGCTTCCTTCTTTCCCACCTTGAACGCAAGCTTAGCCCTCGGGTCGCGGCACTCGTAATGGCGATCACGTGGGCACTCTGGCACATTCCAGCTTTCTTTTTTCCCGGTATGGCGCAACAGCACATGCCTCCCATAGCGTTCCTCCTTATAGTTGCTGCGTTCGGCATTTTCTTAGCGTTGCTCTTCAACCACACGAGAGGCCATCTCGTGAGCACAATGCTGGCACACTTCTCATTCAATATGAGCCTTGCCGCCGGAGGAGCAATCCTCGGTTCAGTCTTCATCTGGACTCTGGCGTTCATCTTCTCGATCGTTGCGATCTTTAGCCTCGCCAAGCTCCCGGCATCGCCCATCCGCGTAGCCCGAACGGGTGAGGTCTTTGATCCTCTCGGGACGGACATTTAG
- a CDS encoding PP2C family protein-serine/threonine phosphatase translates to MRKLLILLAPFVLSISTSAAAQTYNLDANHPPLVSLDGLWRFHAGDNPAWTDPNFDDSDWSLLKSTEGWSSQGYRGMSGMAWYRFRINIPAKMERVSLLLPRIFTSYEVYANGQLIGAQGKMPPNEEPNTGGNIRIFTVPPGQKFRGLVEISIRVWYSPIEELTQDGGIDQGGGSLLGDSRWVRFIGIGILSRWHWYLAGEQTVGFVELLAGFGVLALYALRRKETEYLWYGLALIFQAASKCAQMTAFFIPWPSIIYDIVANGLSAATILASIAFYRALLRLHHSPLLTLLVGLIVVSLPFGPIAYLTPRILSPSLAALISSLLMLPAFVWIVYVLVKAAVRNSLDARLLLVPVLLSISTTIFFQAANITALIGWQSVITWPAITLSNQPMHIELGHVIDLLSLLSIFAVLILRFTRTRSEEERYATEVEGARSVQQFLIPEDLPEIPGLTIESDYRPAREVGGDFFQVIPDTSDGSTLILIGDVAGKGMQAGMLATLLVGAMRTAATFTRDPITILSTLNNRLNGKGNATCLALRVGSDGAATLVNAGHLPPYLNGIELPMEGALPLGTIPNIDFPVLKFKIAPGDTLTLISDGILEAQKPNGELFGFDRIIEHLRQSTNAAGLATAAQNFGQEDDITVLTVTRLNEVA, encoded by the coding sequence ATGAGAAAACTACTCATACTTTTGGCTCCTTTCGTGCTGAGCATCAGCACGTCTGCAGCCGCCCAGACTTACAATCTCGATGCCAATCACCCCCCACTTGTCTCCCTCGACGGATTGTGGCGGTTTCACGCCGGCGATAACCCAGCTTGGACAGACCCCAATTTCGACGACTCAGATTGGTCTCTCCTCAAGTCGACCGAGGGTTGGTCATCTCAGGGTTATCGTGGCATGTCCGGTATGGCATGGTATCGCTTTCGCATAAACATCCCCGCCAAGATGGAGCGGGTCTCTCTTCTCCTGCCACGGATTTTTACTTCCTACGAGGTCTACGCCAACGGACAGCTTATCGGGGCACAGGGCAAGATGCCTCCGAATGAAGAGCCTAATACCGGCGGAAACATCCGCATCTTCACCGTTCCACCGGGCCAGAAGTTTCGGGGATTGGTGGAAATATCGATACGAGTATGGTATTCGCCAATCGAGGAATTGACGCAGGATGGTGGAATTGACCAGGGGGGAGGGTCTCTTCTAGGGGATTCACGTTGGGTTAGATTTATTGGAATAGGAATTTTATCTCGTTGGCACTGGTATCTGGCTGGCGAACAAACCGTCGGATTCGTCGAGCTTCTAGCCGGATTCGGCGTATTGGCTCTTTATGCCCTGAGGCGAAAGGAAACAGAATACTTGTGGTACGGGCTCGCGCTGATTTTTCAGGCTGCTTCAAAATGCGCTCAGATGACCGCGTTCTTCATACCTTGGCCCTCGATCATATATGACATCGTGGCAAATGGCCTCTCCGCCGCCACGATCCTTGCTTCGATTGCTTTTTATCGTGCACTGCTCAGGCTTCATCACAGCCCATTGCTCACACTGTTAGTGGGTTTAATTGTCGTTTCGTTGCCTTTTGGTCCAATAGCTTATTTAACCCCTCGAATTTTAAGCCCTTCTCTTGCGGCTTTGATCTCGTCTCTCCTCATGCTTCCCGCATTTGTCTGGATCGTCTATGTATTGGTCAAAGCTGCGGTTCGCAATTCGCTTGACGCACGCTTGCTGCTTGTACCGGTATTACTAAGTATCTCGACTACGATTTTCTTCCAGGCCGCCAACATCACCGCCTTGATCGGCTGGCAATCTGTGATCACTTGGCCAGCTATTACCCTTAGCAACCAACCAATGCACATAGAGCTCGGCCATGTAATTGACTTGCTTTCATTGCTTAGTATCTTCGCGGTCCTAATCCTTCGTTTCACCCGCACGCGCAGCGAAGAGGAACGCTACGCGACCGAAGTCGAAGGCGCACGTTCCGTCCAGCAATTCCTTATTCCCGAGGACCTACCCGAAATCCCCGGCTTGACCATTGAAAGCGATTATCGCCCCGCCCGCGAAGTAGGTGGCGATTTCTTCCAAGTAATTCCGGACACGAGTGACGGGAGCACCTTGATCCTAATAGGCGATGTAGCGGGCAAGGGTATGCAAGCAGGGATGCTTGCCACATTGTTGGTGGGAGCCATGCGCACCGCCGCTACTTTCACCCGCGATCCTATCACCATCCTGTCAACGCTGAACAATCGACTCAACGGCAAAGGCAATGCCACGTGCCTAGCTCTTCGTGTTGGATCTGACGGTGCCGCGACATTGGTGAATGCAGGCCACCTCCCGCCTTACCTCAACGGGATAGAACTTCCCATGGAAGGCGCTCTCCCGCTGGGTACAATACCGAACATTGACTTCCCGGTCCTTAAATTCAAAATCGCACCCGGCGACACGCTGACGTTGATCTCTGACGGCATACTTGAAGCGCAAAAACCAAACGGTGAACTCTTCGGCTTCGACCGCATTATTGAACATCTTCGCCAGTCCACGAACGCAGCCGGTCTCGCAACCGCAGCTCAAAACTTCGGCCAGGAAGATGACATTACCGTCCTCACCGTCACTCGTCTTAATGAAGTCGCTTAA